Within the uncultured Bacteroides sp. genome, the region CAAACAGATTGGATGGAATCAAAAAGCCAAACACAGAGGCATCATCAGAGGGACGGAAAGTAGAAAATATCATTCCGACAGGTTTCACCGGAGAGCCATACCCATTATTAGCCTGCGTATCCGACTGTTTCTCAGTAACGCGCTGAAATTTATAAGGGCCTAATCCATCTTTCCGTTGTTGTTCCTTAAAGGTACGAAGTACAGCATGCATGGCTTGTTGCCAGGTAGAATCAAACACCGAAGTATCAGAAGTCTTTTTCCAGTAATTATAAGCCAGACGAATAGGGAAACACAAAGAATCAATCTCCCATTTACGTTCGTGAAGTTCGGGCTTCATAGTGGTTAAATCCTTGTCCCACTCGCTGCCTGTTGGCCCTTCATTAAATGCATTTGCATACGGATCGATCAGAATACACTTAGCCTGACGATGTATCAACCCCTGAAACAAAAGTTTTAATTGGGGATCTTTATTTACGAGCGGCAGATAAGGCCAAAGCTGACCAACAGAATCGCGCAGCCACATAGCATGAATATCTCCGGTATATACAAACGTATCAGGTGTATTACCAATCATCTTGAAGTAAACAGTAGTATCCAATGTATTCGGATAACAGTTCTCAAACATCCAGGCCAGTTTGGGGTCCTTGATCTTCTTTTTTATTTTTACAATGGTTTCTTCAACTGCCTTTGATGTGAAATGACGCTTAGACAGTTCCGGACGTTGTGAAATATATTTCTCATCTTTAAGTATTCCGGATACAGTTTTACTGTATACATCCAGGCTTCCTCCAAGAGCTAAAGACGCAAGTCCCAATCCCCCTTTTTTTAAGAAATCTCTGCGTGTAGTCATAATATCTATTTATTTAATTTTTGATAAGGAAATCTTTTGTAGTTCAACATTCCATCCTGAAACAGAAATAAGAGGAACTGACTGCCCGATGTTATTGCAGTCTATTTCAATTGTCTTCACTCCCCCAGGAACCACAGAACAATAATTATCGCTGTAGAATGAAGGCAGGATTCTTTCACCCGTCTTCTTATCTATCACGGAGATACGGTTAAAGAATGCAACCGGATTGCCCGCAGGGTTAGCAAGCGTAACCTCAATCTTTCCGGATTTTATAAATTTAGCAGACACCCGGAGCTTGGCTTTGCCCATTTCCCCTAGGCCACTGTATTTACCGGTTCCGTCGGGCAGCCAATAAATGTTTTCACTTACAACCTGCTTGGTTTCGTCCATCAGTTGAAGTCGGAGGAAACCGCCTTTCTCTTTAGCAAGAGCATCAAGCTCTTTTCTTATGGAGAACAGTTTCTTGCTACTGGAAGCATCAATGGAGGTGGATTTTTGGGTAATCTCACGGCTCTTGCCGTCCATATCAAACCACGTTGCTGTCAGTGTCAGGTTCTGGCAAGCCTTGAAGCTGTTATTGACAAGCATAAGGGTTCCGTCAGTAGGATTACACATGGCATGAAGCTTTTCACTTCCGTTTCTTAGTCCGAACAGGCAGGCATTAGGATCAAGGTAGTAATCGTACATCTGACCACGCATAGCTGTCCATGGATTCTGGGTTTTCCAGATTATAACTCCCGTGTACCAGTTCCACATGTGAGAGCTGAATCCTTCCATCAGTCCGCGGTACTGATCATAGTTAACCAGCTGGGCCTTCATGCAGAAATCTTTGATATCAGATGGGGTTCCGTAAGGTTCCAGGAAGCCTTCATAGCCTACTCCG harbors:
- a CDS encoding glycoside hydrolase family 125 protein; this translates as MTTRRDFLKKGGLGLASLALGGSLDVYSKTVSGILKDEKYISQRPELSKRHFTSKAVEETIVKIKKKIKDPKLAWMFENCYPNTLDTTVYFKMIGNTPDTFVYTGDIHAMWLRDSVGQLWPYLPLVNKDPQLKLLFQGLIHRQAKCILIDPYANAFNEGPTGSEWDKDLTTMKPELHERKWEIDSLCFPIRLAYNYWKKTSDTSVFDSTWQQAMHAVLRTFKEQQRKDGLGPYKFQRVTEKQSDTQANNGYGSPVKPVGMIFSTFRPSDDASVFGFLIPSNLFAVTSLRQLAEISRKVTMDTVFAGECEAMADEVMAAINKYAIINHPEYGKIYAYEVDGFGGVLLMDDANVPGLLSLPYIDCISVDDEIYQNTRRYVWSSDNPYFFKGTAGEGIGGPHVSDFSLNMIWPLSILMKAMTSKDDAEIKACMKVLRDTDADTGFMHESFYKDNPMKFTRSWFAWVNSTFGELILKLDEENKLQLLS